Genomic segment of Sphingopyxis lindanitolerans:
CCGTCGAATATGGGCTGATACTGGCCCTGATATTTATTGCTGCGATGGGCGCGATGAGCGCCGTCGGAAGCTCAACCATCACCATGTGGAACAAGATTTCTTCCAACACAGACCAGGCGATGTAAGCGACTGACTGTCCAGCAACGGGACTCGGCCGCACCCTATTGCGGCCCCCGGCCATTAAGATTTTCAAAACCTATTTCTCATAAACCCGGACCGTTGACCCAGACCAGACCGTCAACAGGGTAAGTGAAGCATCAGGAGACCAGTCATGAAATTCATCAAGAAATTCGTTCGCGACACCAAGGCCGCGACCGCCATCGAATACGGCCTGATCGCCGCTCTGATCGCCGTCGCCGGCATCACCGCGATGGGCGCCGTCGGCAACGGCGTGAAGAACACCTTCACGGACGTCGCGACCAACCTTGGCGAGACGGCACCGGCGTCCTAATAGCCGAAAGGCTTCTCGCGCCTCATCGCGCGAGCGTCAAAAAGGGGGCGGTGGCTCAGGCCACCGCCCCTTTTTCGTGCACCGCCGATTCTATCGGCTGGCATAAACGACGATCTTGACCTTCTGCCCCGGCGTCAGCCGGCTCGATGCGGTCAGGCGATTGAGCACCTGAAACCGTTCGGTCTGATAGTCCTTATAGGCCATGCGCCGCGCCAGCGTCGCGACGGTATCGCCGCGGCCGACGGTGACGACATCGACCCTTCGCGGCCGGATCGCCGCCACTTCGCTCGCGCTCAGGCGGCGGACGCTGTTGAACATCGGATTGAAGACGCTGGCGCCGCCCGCTTTCGTGAGCGTCACGAAGTGAAAGGCGCTGCTGCGCGAAAATTCATAGGCGAAGACGGTGACATCGACCTGCCCCGACTGGGTGTTGGCGCGGGCGACCGAATAATAAGCGGGAATCCCGTTCACCGTCGTGCGCTGGATGCTGCCCGGGCTCAGCGAGGCCTCACCGGCCACCGCCTTGAATGCCGCCGCGATATAGGCGTTCATGTCGCCATTATAGGCCGCGGTCGTGAATTGCGCCTGGCCGCCATTGCCGCTGACCGAAACGGCGGTGGCGCCATTCTGCATGCCATAGCCGTTCGGCACGGTGAATTTGAGCCGAAGATCGGGATGCAGGAAATCGCGCCCCTCGACCACGCCCTGCGCGGGATCGTCGCCATAAAGCACCCCGTCGACCGATGCCAGAAAGGCAGCGGCGTTGCGCACGCCGCCGCGCCCGACCTTCGCGGCAAGGCTCTCGGCATTGCGAACGCGCGAGGCGGGATCGGGGTGGGTGCTCGCCCATTCGGGGAGCGAGCGCGCATCACCGCCCGACAATCGCGCCTCGAGATTGGTCTGGTTGGCGAGGCTGGCGAGCATCGTCGACAGCGCGAGCGGGTCATAGCCCGCCCGCTTCAGATATTGGACGCCGAGCTGATCGGCCTCAAGCTCCTGCCCGCGCGAATAGCCGAGCGTCGCCATCTGCGCGACCTGCATCGCATTGTTCTGGAGCAGCCCGCCCAGCCCGCCCAGCAGCCCGCCATTGTCGCCGATCGCGCCGCCGATCACCGCGCCAAGGACGCCAAGGATGGTGTTTCGCGTCGCCGCCGACTGGCGCTTCTTGCTGTGCTGCGCAGCGACATGGCCGACTTCGTGCCCCAGCACGCCGGCCAGCTCGGCCTCATCGTTCATCAGCGCCATCAGCTGGCGGGTGACATAGACATAGCCGCCGGGGATCGCGAAGGCGTTGTTCACCGGCGAGTTGAGCAAGGTGACGGTAAAGTCCCGGGGCGAGCGCGACAGCCCCGACTGGACCGCAATATTCTGCCCGATCCGGTTCACATAGGCCGCCTGCGGGCCATTATAGGCGCCGCCGAATTCGGCGAGCAGTTGCGGATGCGCCTCATCGCCCTGTTTGCGTTCGGCGGGGGTGATGTTCGTCTGGGTACGGATCGCCTTGAGCTGCGCGTCGGCAGCAGCGCTTCCGAACATGGTGACAGCCAGCGCCGCCGCAAGCCCCTGTCTAATCCCCCGCTTCATTTGGGCGCCTCCCTATGCCTTGCCGATCCGTTACGTCCTTCAGTGTGCCCCCGCGAAGGCGGGGACCCATCTCCGACGGGTTCAAAATAGCACCATCCGGTGATGGGCTCCCGCCTTCGCGGGAGCACAGGATATTTCTAAGCAACCGAGCTCCCCTGACCAAGCGGGTCTATGTGCGAACGCAAACACACATGATCCGGTTCCGTCGGGCCTCTTCAACCCCGCCCCATCGCCAGAAATTTCTCCTCGCGCGCGCTCAATATCGTCTCGCGCGGCAGTCCGGCAAGCGAATCGAGTTCCTGCGCGATCGCGTCGCCGAGCGACTGGATCGCCGCCTCGGGCGCGCGGTGCGCGCCGCCGACGGGTTCGGGAACAATGCGGTCGATGATCTTGAGGCCGAGCAGATCCTGCGCCGACATCTTCATCGCGGTCGCGGCGTCGGCCGCCTTGTCCGACGTGCGCCACAGGATCGACGCGCAACCTTCGGGCGAGATCACCGAATAGACGGCATGTTCGAACATCAGCACGCGGTTGGCCGCCGCCAGCGCGATCGCGCCGCCCGAACCGCCCTCGCCGACGATCGCGGCGATCATCGGCACGCCAAGGGCAAGGCATTGCTCGGTCGAGCGCGCGATCGCCTCGGCCTGCCCGCGCTCCTCGGCCTGGATGCCGGGAAAGGCGCCCGAGGTGTCAACCAGCGTCACCACCGGCAGGCCGAAACGGTCGGCAAGCTGCATCAGGCGGATCGCCTTGCGATAGCCCTCGGGCTTCGCCATGCCGAAATTATGCTTCATCCGCGACGGGATATCGTCGCCCTTTTCGTGCCCGATCACCATCACGCGGCGGCCGCGGAAGCGCGCGAGTCCGCCGAGGATCGCCTGGTCGTCGCCGAAATTGCGGTCGCCCGCCAGCGGCATCCAGTCGTCGAACATATCCGCGACATAATGTTTGAAATGCGGCCGGTCGGGGTGGCGCGCGACCTGCGTCTTTTGCCACGGCGTCAGCTTGGAATAGATGTCGCGCAGCAATTTCGAGGATTTGTCCTCCAGCCGCGCGATGTCACCGTCGATATTGAGCGAGGGATCATCCCCCATTTCGCGCAGTTCGGCGATCTGCCGATCGAGCGCCGCGACCTGTTTCTCGAAATCCAGAAAGGCTGTCATAGGCGAGCGCTAGTGCGAAGGCCGGGCGAGGTCAACGCCGGAGCAAATCTGAATGAACCCGATTCCCCGGCGGGTTCTCGCTTCGCTCGAACGAGCCCCTCGGCTTCGCTCGGGGAATCGGGTCTCTATTGGAGAATCGATCATTTCATCCGCGCCAGCGGATGCCGGTTGTTCACCAGCTCGACCAGCCGGCGACTGTCGACATGGGTGTAAATCTCGGTCGTCGCGATGTCGGCGTGGCCGAGCATCAGTTGCAGCGCGCGCAAATCCGCCCCGCCTTCGAGCAGATGCGTGGCAAAGGCGTGGCGCAGCACATGCGGGCTGATCGCGGTCGGATCGATCCCGGCGCGCGCCGCCAGTTCGCGCAGCATCTGGAACAGCCGAACGCGCGACAGATGTGCCTTTCCCGACGGAAAAAGCCACGGTGCGGCGCCGGTGAGCAGGGGCAGCCAGCGGTCGAGGCCCTCGCGCGCGCGCGCCGACAGCGGCACCAGCCGTTCCTTGTCGCCCTTTCCCCGAATGATCAGAAACTCGCGCCCGCCCGCGACCGCGCGGCGCGGCAGCGACACAAGCTCGCTCGCGCGCAGGCCCGATCCGTATAACAGTTCAAGCAGCAACAGCATGCGCACCGCATGGACGGGCGGCGCCTCGCCCCCCGCCTCCTCGCTCGCCTGCGCGAACAGCCGTTCGACATCGTCGTGGGTCAGGATGCGCGGCAGCGGTCGCCGCGTCGCCGGACGCGCGATGTCGAGCGCCGGATTGTCGGCCCGATCGCCCTCGTCGAGCAGAAAGGAAAAAAATTGCCGTAACGCCGATAATTTGCGCGCCGCGCTGCTCGCCGCGAGCGGAGCATAGCCCGCCATCAGCCCGCGTAGCGCATCGGCGTCGGCATCGCCCAACGAGCCGCTTATCCTCTCCGCCGCCTGCTCCAGATCGCGCTTGTAGGCGGCAAGCGTGTTGCGCGACGCCCCGCGCTCGGCCGCCATCATCTCCAGAAAGCGGTCGATCAGAACGCCGTCAGACATGGCACGGCCCGCGCAACAAATACGCTCCCCAAGTTTTCCATTCGCCCTGAGCTTGTCGAAGGGCCGTTCTTCTCTTCGACGCCCGAAAGAAAGAACGGCCCTTCGACAAGCTCAGGGCGAATGGATGATGGGGAACGCAACGAGCGTGCGCCGCTCCGGCCGTTAATTCAGACACGCACCAGCGCTTCGGCGGCGATCATCCGCGCTTCGGCTTCGAGCCCGACGTCGCGGAGCGCGCGGGTGATGTAATAGAGGTGATAGGGCGGGATCTTCGACCAGTCGCCCTGCATCCCCGCCGCCGCGATCAGCGCGACCATGCCCGGTTCGCGCCGCTCGGCCGCCGCCATGATCGCCCGCGACCAGCGCGTCTGTTTGCCGAGGGTCATGTCGAGGTCGCCCGCCGCCGATGCGGCCTGCCCGGCGTCGAGACGGCCAAGACCCGCCAGCCCGGCG
This window contains:
- a CDS encoding acetyl-CoA carboxylase carboxyltransferase subunit alpha translates to MTAFLDFEKQVAALDRQIAELREMGDDPSLNIDGDIARLEDKSSKLLRDIYSKLTPWQKTQVARHPDRPHFKHYVADMFDDWMPLAGDRNFGDDQAILGGLARFRGRRVMVIGHEKGDDIPSRMKHNFGMAKPEGYRKAIRLMQLADRFGLPVVTLVDTSGAFPGIQAEERGQAEAIARSTEQCLALGVPMIAAIVGEGGSGGAIALAAANRVLMFEHAVYSVISPEGCASILWRTSDKAADAATAMKMSAQDLLGLKIIDRIVPEPVGGAHRAPEAAIQSLGDAIAQELDSLAGLPRETILSAREEKFLAMGRG
- a CDS encoding tyrosine recombinase encodes the protein MSDGVLIDRFLEMMAAERGASRNTLAAYKRDLEQAAERISGSLGDADADALRGLMAGYAPLAASSAARKLSALRQFFSFLLDEGDRADNPALDIARPATRRPLPRILTHDDVERLFAQASEEAGGEAPPVHAVRMLLLLELLYGSGLRASELVSLPRRAVAGGREFLIIRGKGDKERLVPLSARAREGLDRWLPLLTGAAPWLFPSGKAHLSRVRLFQMLRELAARAGIDPTAISPHVLRHAFATHLLEGGADLRALQLMLGHADIATTEIYTHVDSRRLVELVNNRHPLARMK
- a CDS encoding M48 family metalloprotease translates to MKRGIRQGLAAALAVTMFGSAAADAQLKAIRTQTNITPAERKQGDEAHPQLLAEFGGAYNGPQAAYVNRIGQNIAVQSGLSRSPRDFTVTLLNSPVNNAFAIPGGYVYVTRQLMALMNDEAELAGVLGHEVGHVAAQHSKKRQSAATRNTILGVLGAVIGGAIGDNGGLLGGLGGLLQNNAMQVAQMATLGYSRGQELEADQLGVQYLKRAGYDPLALSTMLASLANQTNLEARLSGGDARSLPEWASTHPDPASRVRNAESLAAKVGRGGVRNAAAFLASVDGVLYGDDPAQGVVEGRDFLHPDLRLKFTVPNGYGMQNGATAVSVSGNGGQAQFTTAAYNGDMNAYIAAAFKAVAGEASLSPGSIQRTTVNGIPAYYSVARANTQSGQVDVTVFAYEFSRSSAFHFVTLTKAGGASVFNPMFNSVRRLSASEVAAIRPRRVDVVTVGRGDTVATLARRMAYKDYQTERFQVLNRLTASSRLTPGQKVKIVVYASR
- a CDS encoding Flp family type IVb pilin; translated protein: MNRIHGLLRSTRAATAVEYGLILALIFIAAMGAMSAVGSSTITMWNKISSNTDQAM
- a CDS encoding Flp family type IVb pilin, whose translation is MKFIKKFVRDTKAATAIEYGLIAALIAVAGITAMGAVGNGVKNTFTDVATNLGETAPAS